A window of Sus scrofa isolate TJ Tabasco breed Duroc chromosome 15, Sscrofa11.1, whole genome shotgun sequence genomic DNA:
ATAATAGTAgtagcagtttttattttattttattttgtcttttttagggccgtacacacggaatatggaggttcccaggctaggggtcaaatcaggctacagctgctggcctacaccacagccacagcaacaccagatctgagctgtgtcttccatctacaccacagctcacagcaatgccagatccttaacccactgatcgaggccagggattgaacctgcgtcctcatggttgctagtcagattcgtttctgctgagccacgacgggaactccagtagtagtaatttttaatggttttatgaTGTCTTTTACATCTGGGGAGTGTTTCCCTGTGTGTGTTTTTCTCATGCGAACGTGGGTCATACACTTTATGAAGGCACCTTAACCTGCTTTCCCTCAGCTCTGGCACTCTGAAGGAGTTACTTACCTGTGTTTGCCTCCGCATCTTTAACTGTGGAATGGAGTAGTAACAGTTCCACAACTCACAGGTTCTCATGAAGATTAACGaactaatatatgtaaagtgcctCGTATAGTAAGTGACACATAATAAATTCTCAGTATGAGAAGCGCATTTTCTTTCTCGTTTGACTTTTTTAGGTATTCTTGAAGGAACTACCATTTCTATGAGCATCTACTAAATGCAAGGCACTTTTACATACTCGACTCTAATGAATTCTCACCTGGGACTCACTTGCTCAGGGCCACACAGCTAACAAGTGGTAGAGCTGAGATGACAGCCCAGGCGTCCACTTTCTGGCCATCTGCTTTCACTAAGAAACCACCCTGCCCCTCATAGACCAGTTAATAATCCTAGGGCTGGGGTTTTGTCCTTAGGGAAAGATTGTACTAGGCTTTAGGGAATATGTACCTGCCTCTTATCaagcaactttaaaaaaagaaaagtaacattaCTGGCagcattttgtctgatatttggACTTGTTTAAAATAATACCTGAAACACCTCTGTAAGGTTGATTCAACAATATTGCATTCAACTTTATGGAAGAACCTAATTGAGTAAAACTTAAAACACTGCATCAATGACcattgggtttgtttgtttgcattctCTAGTTCCCAACACCAGCTCTTGAGTTTGGAGCCAATACTCACTGGCAATTTGTGTTTCACAGCTGAAAGATGACTCTAGTCTGATAATTCTCAAACTTTAGAGTCATTTGGGGTGAGggttgttaaaacacagattgctggagttcctgctgtggtttagtgagttaagaacccgacatagggtccatgaagatgcaggttcaattcctggcctctctcagttggttaaagatctggcatcgccacaaactggaggcataggtcacagatgaggctcagatcctgcattgccgtggctgtggtgtaggctgtcagctgcagctctgattcgaccccgagcccgggaacttccatatgctgtaggtacggccgtaataaagaaaaaggaaagaatatcaCAGATTGTTGGCTTCATCCCAGAGTTTGAGTCAGTAAATTGAGGAGGGGCCAAGAATTTGCATCTCTTCCCCATGTGATGCTAATATGCTGGTCTGGGTACTACATTTTGAAAACCAGTGCTTTGGACCAGGAGTTGACAAACGTCTTTATAAGGgcagatagtaaatgttttaggctttgtgggccatatgtTCTCTGTcataactactcaactctgccaccgTCGCTCAAAAGCAGCCATGGATGAATGAGAGCAGCTATGCTCTAATAAACCTTTTATAGgcactgaaatttaaatttcgtATAAATTTCACGttacaaaatgttattttcttctgtttttttcaaccatttataaatgtaaaaatcatttttagctCGTGGGCTATGTAAAAATAGGCAGCAGGCCGGATTTGCCCTTTGGGCTGTGGTTTGCTAATACCTGCCATGTAATTGTGGCAAGTTGGGGATTTGTTAACCTagtgttttaattataaaagtaatgcaagtgaatgttttaaaaagtctatcaagggagttccctggtggctcagtgggttaaggatccagcattgtcactactgtggctctggttactgcttgttatgggttcagtccctggcctgggaacttccacatgtcatggatgaagccaaaataaaacaaaaaaaatccatatagaagaaaataaaatgtatcaggaagtcttcctccctgcccccaaccccaatCACATGCCCCAGAAATAATCATTGTTGATAAATATCAGTGTTCAGAAATTTTATAGGCATATACAAGCTTATGTTAAATGTATAAGCTGTGTTTACATTCCTGAGCTTTTTAGATATATTGCTCAGCATTTGCTGTTTTCCTAACGATATAGTATGACCTCTTTCCCTATCAATACGTAGAAATGAtttagctttttctcttttttaatacctctatagttttttttgttgttgtgtggATTTAACATAACATATTTCACCAGTGCCCTACAGATGGGCATTTggattatttctcattttttcctacCACAAACAGTGCTGCAGTTCATCTTCACACATCCATCATTGCATACAGGCAAGTCCTATACGAATTGCTGAGTCTAAGGATGtgggcatttaaaattttaatagatatttctaaATTCCTGTTGTGGGTACTTTACGTCCCTACATTCGTTTTCTTTCAGGGTTACACCCtacatttttgttatttggtCTTTATCTGACTTGAGCATTCATTACAGTATAATGCTTCGCTGCACATGAACTTAACACAGAGTAGTAATCCTATCGAGGGCAAAAAGTGCAGCTGGCAATTTGTCCAGCATTCATGAAAGGAAAACGGCTTTAAGGAATATAAAGCCACCCAAACAGTGCCCTGAATCTAGGGTCATCCTGGACATTGCTACATTTAAGGTACCCCATCCGAAATTGTTCTTTTTATAGACCTAGTGTTTAGCAGATGTTTCTATATGTTTATTTCCCATTAAAAGAGTTTTCCTTTGTCaaacatttatgtaaatatacTATTAGGTAATAAATACGCCGTGCTACTATTGTACTAGAACGCAGAATACCTTTCTTTTTGAGCCAATGATAATGATTTAGTAGACAACACAACCGCTTAAAATGTAGCACTAAGTAGGCTTTTTTaagatgtgtttatttctgctcctAGGTTGTCATAGGATTTTCTCTTCACCACTCAATCATATCTACTTACACAAGCAGTCCAGCAGTCaacaaagaagaaatttctttttccgGAGACAAAGAGAGATTTCACACAGTATAGTTTTGCCGGCTGCAGTTTCTTCAGCTCATCCAGTCCCTAAGGTACTGTATTGCCTATTATCTGCTGCTCTTTCCAGCCAAGATAAAGGTTAACTGCAGAAGCAATCAAATGTCTTTGCACCTTTGATTTCTGAGCCATTcgaatcataatttttaaacttgGTCTGTGATTTAAAGTTGTGATTTGAGAAGTTTTAACATCCTGCGGTTCtataatgttcattttaaaaaataaagttctgagCTTATAACTGCTTAACTCATCTagaatttaaatttctatcaTGAAATTTTCCATATTAAATTTCTATCATGAAgataaaattatatgtgtgtaaTTTCctaacttttttaaagaaaaagaaataggctaTTCAATTGGAATCTTTCAAGAGAGATTCCTTGAAACTATTACTCTAgatgtttttttcctaaagcttTTGCTTTTATGCTTTCCATATTATTAATTCTGCTTTCTTTGAACCGTCCTTTagagtaaattaaataaaacatcttgTCTCAGGGCattcttgatatttttttcagagatttttaaTTCTGTGGGGAATcatataggaagaaagaaagaaaggtttgtCACAAAAAAATCACCTGCTTTCCCtctttacatgcatttttttttttttttttttgcagtaaacTCACATTTACTATATCATACTCCCTGAAAGTGAGTGGCTTATTTTTGTGACAAGGGCTGACAAGACAGGCCACCAGAGTGCAGAGTATGTTCCTGgtatttccttagaaaagaaaagtcTCCAGAGAGGTGAATGTATTGTTTTAGAATTCCAGTGACAAGCCAACAGCCCTTTTGCCTGTGGTTGTAAGCTGGCCAGATCACAAAGCGGAGAGGAGGCCGGGCTGTGGGAGACCCGGTGTGCTTTGTGGGTGCTGGAGGCAAAGCTGTGGAGAGAAGGTGCCCACCCCGAGCCTCGGCTGTAGCAGCCCAAGCCATGGTGGTACCTGTGCCAGAAAGGCCCAGCTGAAGGCAAGAACCAGTGAAGGTCCTTAAATCCTGTGTGAGGCACTTTACCAAGAGCAGAGCCCTAGCCTCAGCCCTTCCAGAGGTGCTGTGATGTCAATTGCAGAGTGTTATCTCCCTCAGCTTCCTGTCCCCAACTGCTGTGTAGCCTTACTGGGTACTCTTCAACAAAGCTTATGTAGCAGTTTCCAGAAATAGTTTGTCAAGAGCTCTGCAAAACCTTGGGACTGAAAGAAGCTCTGTGTGTAAGatagtatttattttctgaatactGCCCATGGATTTAGGTTAGTGGTGGAGAATGTTCTTCAAGGGCAATCAGAGTTGAACATTTGAGGGGCTTCGAGGGGGGAAAGggggggtggtttgtttttgacAAATGATGGACGTGTTCAGAGTATTTTTTATGTActtgacagaaaagaaagaaaaaaggaaagagagctgttttgttttgtcctctGGTTCCTTCTCAGTTTGGGTACAGTTGCAAAGTATAAGAGACGTGTACATGTAACAGGCATCTGGGGACTTGACAGTCAGCcttttacatatattcattcacCGAGGGTGTTGTGAGCTATCCTTTGCATAAATTTTATCTTTGTGTCAAGGAGATGAAAGTGCTCTTAATTAACCATTTGGCAATTGGGAAGCTTGGTGCTATTTATCATCAATGGCAATAGGCTTGTAacggggttgggggaggaagaaaagaaaactcctgtttgttttgaCCAGAAGTCTACTTCAGTCCAGTTTGACTCAAAGCACAGTAAGGTTAATAGACCATCCAGAGGCAGCACTAACAGGCAATGTTAAGTTCAAAAGGGCAGGGGAAGGAACTGGGGGCAGCCTGGAGGGTCTGTTGTGCTGGCTTCGGAGGTCGGTGCTCCGGCAGGAAGGGCAGAGCTCCATGAAGCAGGAGGCTGTGTCCCAAAAAATGATCCCATTGTCATGTGCTGGGTTCTGATCTTCGTTTTCAATCCTTTTTCCTCAAGCACATAAAGAAGCCAGACTATGTGACGACAGGCATTGTACCCGACTGGGGAGACAGCATAGAAGTTAAGACTGAAGATCAGATTCAAGGGCTTCATCAGGCTTGTCAGCTGGCCCGTCATGTCCTCCTCCTGGCCGGGAAGAGTTTAAAGGTGGTGTCTCACCAAGCCTCGGAAGACTTAAATGAGGGCAACAAACCCTccccctttttctccttttccttcaacTCTTCTTTCATACTCATCTGATTTGTTAAAAATTTCCTcctgggagaggggaaagggatTGTATTATTTTCTGTGCTTATTCAAGAGATCATTTAAAATCCAAGTTTGATTTTAAGTAGCAGAATTCTGGCGTTACCTTGGGCTCAATCAGCCTATTTAAGCTGATCCGTGGCAGACGGCTTTGACTTGCCCCCTTACTCCTGCCTATAGTTCCTGCTTTTATTCCCCACCTTATTTTCGTGTGCCTGAAGAGTTTCTCTGCCTCATCCTTTGTGTCCTGTTTTCTTGCATTAGCTCTTCAAAAAAAGATCAGACCAGATACCCTAACCCAGAGGTAATTCTGCTATGTAATTATATACAGCTATCTTACTACAAGATTTAGGTCTTTCAGAATAACCTGCaactgaggaagttcccattgtggctcagcagtaaagagcccagctagtatccatgaggatgcgggttctatccctggcctcgctcagtgggttaaaggatctggcattgcggtgagctgcggtgtaggtgtcagacgtggctcggatctggtgttgctgtagctgtgactggcagctgtagctccgattgtacccctagccagggaacctccatatgccgcgggtgcagccctaaaaagacaacaatagcaacaaaaaaatctgcaaccaAATCTGAATCCTGCTATGTAAGgatcataaaagaaaatacagtcctGTTGTTTCCAAAAGGTGGGCAGAATTTAGGAAGTGAGACTCAAAGATGAAATTACTTAGTATATCATCTGTGTAATAGACTTGTTTGAGCAATACAACTAACCATAATGTGAATGTgaaatagcataaaaaaaaaaaactattgaaaagATAGTTgatctttcataaaatattttgttttaaaattgtactcatggggagttcccgtcgtggcgcagtggttaacgaatccgactaggaaccatgaggttgcgggttcggtccctgcccttgctcagtgggttaaggatccggcgttgccgtgagctgtggtgtaggttgcagacgcggctcggatcccgcgttgctgtggctctggcgtaggccggtggctacagctccgattcaacccctagcctgggaacctccatatgccgcgggagcggcccaagaaatagcaacaacaacaacaacaacaacaacaaaagacaaaaaaaaaaaaaaaattgtactcatgggagttccttgtggtgcagggggttaaggatccagcattgtcactgcagcagcttgagttgctgctgtggtctgagttcgagccctggcctgggaacttccacatgccatgagtgcagccaaaaagtaacaacaaaaaacctctacTGATGCTTTATGAGTTTGTGGAGATAGTCTTCATGTATTCACAAAACTTAGTTTTCTTATAGTTTGGGAGCAATTGGATACCTTTTAATaagggaaaagttttttttattttaaacacattgGTTTATTTAGGCATGAAGGAAATCAAGATTAGTGAAACTGAGTCTCTACAAAATGTATcagatacttttttaaatgacatcCATACTCTCCATGCTGTTACTGCAAAACCCATGTAGTGTTTTGCTGAGATTAAAAGGCATGGATTGACCTACATTTCAGGCTTTGTCATCTAAACTGAAGAGCCTTTTGAGAATTTATATCCTTCAGTTAGCCCAGGGCACTGACCattgaggaagaggaaggaactgCCTTAGAAcacctttttttaaatcttcaagtTAAAAAGGAGTCATGTCATTTAATCACTCACAAGTGATTGAAAGGATCTTAGAGTTTAAAGTGTCCATTCCCTAGTAGTCCATAACACCATCATATGCCCAGATGATTCTCAGTGAGGCACAACTTAGGATTTTAATGTCAATCATCACTAATTAAAATGTACCACAGATTTATCACATTTATACAACCTCATGGGGAAGTGCTGTAGTTATAGGCATAGTCAATAAATACAGGAAATGTCTTCAGCTGTCACTTCACAAtttctttgtttaatattttaggtTGGCATGACAACAGAAGAGATAGATGCTCTTGTTCATCAGGAGATCATCAGTCATGATGCCTATCCTTCACCTCTAGGCTATGGAGGTTTTCCAAAATCTGTTTGTACCTCTGTAAACAATGTGCTTTGTCATGGTATTCCTGACAGGTATTCATTGCTTAATAACATATTGTACCTTTGGAAACTAAAACATGAAACTAAGATCTATAATGTATGTCAAAAGACACTACAGTTTGATTCAAACCCAACTTTTGAAGCTGATTATGGTAAAccaacaattttaaagtattttgcttCTACACGGGCATAACACCACCATTTAATATTTGCTAAATCAGTATATGATCCAAAAAAAGTAGTGGTACATTAGGTATTTCTTTTACTGTCttctattttaaccatttaaatgGTCAGAACCCAAATGGAGGCAAATATCGTTTTCACCTTTTGCAAAATTAGGGTAACTAATAAGTACATCTTGTTAAGAATAGTAGActtttaggagttctcctgtagtgcagtgggttaaggatctggcattgtcactgcagcagcttgggttgctgatgtggcctgggttcaaacccttgcctgggaacttccacatgctgtgggcacggcaagaaaagagaagaacaaaagaatggaattttaaaCAGTGGCAATACATGTTCATATTATGTATTTCTTGTAAAAATTGATGTGATTAACAGAAGTTAAAGATGAGATATAGTTGTTCCATTCATTCCTCCTCCACTCTAGATTGTCATCACAACTCATTGGGTTTATGATAGTAATcattaggtatttatttttatatccttttattgAGATCTCTctgtcaccattttttttttttcctgtttatgttTCAGTCGACCTCTTCAGGATGGAGATATTATCAACATTGATGTCACGGTGAgtaaatcatataaaaaatagtCTTTGATCAACTTCAGCATTGCCAGTAGCAACAGGAAGAAGAGTGGATTGAAAATGTGAACTGCACCGATGGAAGTGCTGTTTACTTCTAGACTCAGACGCAAGCAGctggtttccttttttgtctttaactCTGTGTTTATTCCAAGTAAACCCGGGCCTGACTTGAATTTAGGGCTGGAATCAGATGCACTGAGATCAATGTTGGCCTAAGTGAAATGTCAACCCAATCCTGCTATGTGTCATGTTTTTGAGAAGGTGTAATTGTTATTGATCCACTGTGTAGTTAATGCAGAGCACCGCAGCACTGGGCAGCTGCTGAAGCTATATGTATGAGATGAGCTAACGCGAAGAAAGCCAGCATTTTTCCTTCACTCTGCCAAGATTGATCTTCCTCTTCCTGCTGATTTTGAGTGGGGCCTGTCATTATCTTACTCTGTCATTAGGGGCTACATTGGCCTGTGTGTGTCAGTCTATTTGGACAGCAACTCTTTTGCTAGCAGTGTTCCTTAGATTTATTAAAATCCCTGAAGGTAACATTGTGTTCCATTTCTGATGTAGAGAGCCTTGAACTCCAAGCGTACAAGCAGCGTGCTTTTTTCTCAGAACTTCAGTTTCCACCAAATGGTTAACAgcctttcttttaaataacaacCCCAAGTAATTTAACACAGGAACTTCAAACCGTACAAGCTCTAaccttttctaattttcttagcCCCTCACTATTCTCAGACTTGGATGATTTGTGCTTTGGTCATCCATTTTGCTAAAAAACTTTGTAAGGTACCTTTGGATCAGGgagattataaataaattctgtaCATCTGATGattaatacatacattttaaataaatacaaatgaaacatCTGTTGAGAACCAGGTGAGATAGACAACAGCACTCAAGGATTACAGTTTCTATTAATGAGGAAATATTCTTAATAATAGCTATTCCATATCCAGGACATGAAACTTAGGTGGGAATGGGAATGAGGTGGAGATTGGCATCTACCAGCTTAGTGCagtctgatttttcattgtttaaattaATTCAGCCTTTTTTCTGCATATAAATTTGTTTGAGGATATAGCCAAAGATTCTTTTATTGCTAATACTCTTTCCTATATCATTTTGTCCTACTTAGAGTACTTGAACATTTGCTCCACATTTATTCTGTTGATATCTTTCCAACTCAGAATATGTGGAAGAGGTATTTTATAAAGTGTACctgaaatgaagtatttttcatGATGCACTTTTCTTTTGGATTATACCTGATTTGGGGACTTTCCACTTATTATCTCACCTAATCACTCCTTAATAAAAAACTGCTGCTTTGAATGAAATCAGCAGACTCTTTCCTCCTGTTTCCAGCGTGTCCAAAGAGAATAGTCCTTGCCTTTTCTAAGTTTCCTGAAGACTTTCAATaaacaattccatttttaatattcGGATGATCAAAGTGAAATTTCAAGTGTCTAGAAATGTGAAGGGAATTAAGGAAACGTGTAGGTCAGTatcttaaattatatttcttatgaaatattttattaagtgaaaaacGCCATTATTAGATTCTGTACTTTTATCAGAAAATAGTCATTGCAGTTTCTAATTGTTTACGTCTAGTATGTATCACAAGAAAATAGACTTCTTTCCCTCTTGGaagttgaatttttattaaaaaagataatgtaaCACCTCCTACTAgtggctcaataaatatttgttaaaaaatgaattatgaaaCAAGAATAGTTTGTGGGTAAAAGCAATAATTATGGGTAAGAGACTTTCTTAAGTATTATTACTCTCAAGTATATTGACTCTTTCAATTAGTTGTTTTGCAGGTTAGCAAAAAGTAATACGAaagacaaagattttgaaaaatatgtttttagttAAATAGCAGACATTCATGgtcatgattttgttttaaataattactcTTATATTAGTaaatgttatatatgtgtgtataaaacaatAACTTATACTTCCTTGGATTGCAATGGGAATAAACACATGAAACACTGCTTTATTGCAAGGTAATTAAGGTAATTTGATGTAGCAGTGAACACACTTGATTACAAGCCAATAATCTATCATATTAATCTGGATCTACCTCTATATTTTGCCATTAACCTTAGACAAGTTActtgtctgtgcctcagtttactg
This region includes:
- the METAP1D gene encoding methionine aminopeptidase 1D, mitochondrial isoform X4, with amino-acid sequence MTGCHRIFSSPLNHIYLHKQSSSQQRRNFFFRRQREISHSIVLPAAVSSAHPVPKHIKKPDYVTTGIVPDWGDSIEVKTEDQIQGLHQACQLARHVLLLAGKSLKVGMTTEEIDALVHQEIISHDAYPSPLGYGGFPKSVCTSVNNVLCHGIPDSRPLQDGDIINIDVTVYYNGYHGDTSETFLVGSVDEGGKKLVEVARRCRDEAIAACRAGAPFSVIGNTISQISHQNGLQVCPHFVGHGIGSYFHGHPEIWHHANDSDLLMEEGMAFTIEPIITEGSPEFKVLEDAWTVVSLDNQRSAQFEHTVLITSRGVRILTKLPHEA